DNA sequence from the Halorubrum aethiopicum genome:
ACCCTCGACACGCCCTCCTACTACATCGAGTGCCTGATCTACAATGTCCCCGACTACGTCCTGAAAACGTCCGATCTCACCGATCGGTTCGACGACGTGCTCTCGTGGTTTGAACGGGACAGCACGGACCTCACTGGGTTCGATCAGGTCTCAGAGATGGAGGATCTGTTCGGGGACGAGAACACGCAGTGGAACACTGACGAAGCTGAGGAGTACATCGAGAAGATGCGGACGATGTTCGACGACCTCTAATGCGCGGGACCCACGGGTTCTCGACCAACCAACCACGACGGCGGCGTGTTACGCTCTTCGCGCTCGGAGCAGCCGGTGTACTAATCGGCTCCAATATTGGACCGTTTCTAGCATCAATCACCGGAATTGACCTGTTCCACAACGTCACGGTCTCATTCGTACTCGCGGCTACGATCTTCTATTTGCTCGTAGCAAAAGTATTCTGGAAAGTCGGTCCTATCCCAATGCTGATCGGGTCACCGCCTGATCTCAGCGGAGAATGGGAAGGTCACCTGTACACAGACACAGACACCTACGATTCAGAGGATGTGGTAGCTGTCGATGAGCTCGGACTCGGACTGGTAAAAATGGAAGCGAGTATGAACATTGCTCAGTCGTGGGATCAGATACAGGTCATGTTCGAAGGTCCAAACTCAACCTCAGAAAGTACGGGAGCAACAATCCTCGTCGACGATGGGGCCCCGATACTAACCTATAATTACGATAACTCGGGTAGGGATTTCCACGAAGAGTTGAATCAGCATGTTGGGACCACAACACTCGAATACGATCCTACATCAGAGACGCTAGAAGGATCTTACTACACAGGACCCAATAGAGAAAATCGCGGCCGAATTGAGTTGGAACATGTCTCCGAATGAATTGAACGCGGTCGCGTTAAGTTTGACGTGAATTGTGGTAGACGGCGATGGCTTCGAGCCAATTTTGAGCTGTCTCTAGCGCGACATTGCTGAAACTATTCGCAAACGAGGATGTTCGTCGTTCTATTTCCCAAAAGACACGTTCGATGGCATTCCGATTTCTATGTCGAATGACCTGAAATCGATAGCCGTCTTCAGCGAGAACTGATCCGAGATAGTCTGCGTCATCGACAAGAAATTCGACGTTATTCAGCTGATAGCGCCGGTGTAGCTCGGTGAGAAACCATCGTGTCGTCTGTTTATTTGCGGTTGGATAGAGACTCACGTGAAGGATCTCATTCGTGAAGGGATCAACCGCACCGTACAGCCAGAACTGCTGGCCGTGGATGCGAATCATCTTTTCGTCAACTGCGAGTTGATCCTCGGAGACGGTCGAGATCGGCTGTAGATCGGTTTTATGAACCCAGTTATGGATAGTGACGTGACTCCGATCGATCCCAAACAGTTCAAGATGCTTACTTACCTCACATAGTGACATACCGGCTAAGTGACAGCGGATTCCTACTTCAATCGCCCAACGCGGCGTTCGGTCTCGCTCCACAAACGACAAGTCGATCCACGCGATACGTTCGCTGAGGCGCTCGGTTTCGGCCATAGACACTCTGAAGTCGAGCGCCTCATCCTCTAACTTAACGCGACGAGTATTGAACACAAAATGTTTTCATAGTACGCATTCGAGGCTTGGAATACTGCGGTGACCTCAAAGTGGCAGAAATGGATACCACGTCGTTCGAGACGGACCTGAGTGTCTTCAAGTACGACAATCTTGAACAGCTACCGTCGGAGTACCGAAATTTGACCCAAGACGAGCGAACAGAACGCATCGCGGCGACCCGCGAGGAACTCGGCGACGACGTGGTGGTGCTCGGCCACAACTACCAGCGCCGCGAAATTGTCGAGCACGCGGACTTCATCGGTGACTCCTATCAGCTCTCGCAGGAGGCCGCGAACGCCGACGCCGACTACGTGATTTTCGGCGGCGTGACGTTCATGGCCGAGAGCGCGGACATCATCACGGACGACAGCCAGTCCGTCATCCTCCCGTCGATGGAGGCCTCCTGTCCGATGGCGGGGATGGCCGAAGCCCTGCAGGTGGACGCGGCGTGGGCCGAGATCACGGCCGCCGCGCCCGACCAAACCATCATCCCCATCACGTACATGAACAGCTACGCCGACCTGAAGGCGTTCTGCGCCGAGCAGGGCGGGCTGGTGTGCACGTCCTCGAACGCCGCCGACGCGTTCGAGTGGGCGTTCGAGCGCGGCGACAAGGTACTGTTCCTGCCGGACAAGCACCTCGGCGAGAATACCGCCCACCGCCTCGGGTTGGCAGATTCGACGGCCGAGTGGGACCCGTGGGACCCCGAGGGGAAGGACGCTGACGAGGTCGCAGACGCCGACATCATCCTCTGGGACGGCTACTGCCAAGTCCACGAGCGCTTCACCGCAGACCACGTCGCCGACCTCCGTGAGCGCCGGCCTGACGCGAACGTCGTCGTCCACCCCGAGTGCCGCCGTGAGGTCGTTGAGGCCGCCGACGTGGTCGGGTCCACGTCCACTATCACGCAGACTGTCGAGAACGCCGAGCCCGGCGAAACGTGGGCCATTGGCACCGAAATCCACCTCGCGAAGCACCTCGACCGCTGGCACCCCGAGGTGGAGGTGTTACCACTCTGCGGCGACGCCTGCATGGACTGTAACGCGATGCGGCAGATCGACCCGAACTACCTCACGTGGGTGCTGGAGGAACTGGCCGAGGGCCGCGAGCGGAACGTCATCGAGGTGTCCCCCGAAGAGAAGGAACTCGCACAGGTGGCGCTCGACCGCATGCTGGAGGTGTGACGATGGAGCACCAGACCCCAGACGTGCTCGTCGTTGGTTCCGGCATCGCTGGCTGCGCCGCGGCACTTGCCGCCGCCCGCGAGGGCGCCGACGTGCTCGTCGCGACGAAAGCCGAGCGCCCAGAGCACGCGAGTTCGGACTGGGCGCAGGGCGGCATCGCTACCACCCGAGGCGGCCCGGACCAACTCAAGCAGGATATCCTCGACGCGAGCGCGGGTGAGGCTGACCCCGAGGCCGTGGACGTACTCGTGAACAACGCCACCGAAGCCATCGAGGACGTGCTCGTGGACACGCTCGACGTACCCTTCGACGAGGACGGCGACGGCTTCGACTATGCGCATGAGGCCGCGCACTCGGAGGAGCGCATCCTACACGTGGACGCCAGCACCGGCCAGTACGTCCTCCGGCCGTTCCTCGCCCTTCTCGACGGCCACGACCGCATCGATATTCTGGACGGCACCGCCGCGCTCG
Encoded proteins:
- a CDS encoding IS6 family transposase — translated: MAETERLSERIAWIDLSFVERDRTPRWAIEVGIRCHLAGMSLCEVSKHLELFGIDRSHVTIHNWVHKTDLQPISTVSEDQLAVDEKMIRIHGQQFWLYGAVDPFTNEILHVSLYPTANKQTTRWFLTELHRRYQLNNVEFLVDDADYLGSVLAEDGYRFQVIRHRNRNAIERVFWEIERRTSSFANSFSNVALETAQNWLEAIAVYHNSRQT
- the nadA gene encoding quinolinate synthase NadA, which codes for MDTTSFETDLSVFKYDNLEQLPSEYRNLTQDERTERIAATREELGDDVVVLGHNYQRREIVEHADFIGDSYQLSQEAANADADYVIFGGVTFMAESADIITDDSQSVILPSMEASCPMAGMAEALQVDAAWAEITAAAPDQTIIPITYMNSYADLKAFCAEQGGLVCTSSNAADAFEWAFERGDKVLFLPDKHLGENTAHRLGLADSTAEWDPWDPEGKDADEVADADIILWDGYCQVHERFTADHVADLRERRPDANVVVHPECRREVVEAADVVGSTSTITQTVENAEPGETWAIGTEIHLAKHLDRWHPEVEVLPLCGDACMDCNAMRQIDPNYLTWVLEELAEGRERNVIEVSPEEKELAQVALDRMLEV
- a CDS encoding Cap15 family cyclic dinucleotide receptor domain-containing protein, yielding MRGTHGFSTNQPRRRRVTLFALGAAGVLIGSNIGPFLASITGIDLFHNVTVSFVLAATIFYLLVAKVFWKVGPIPMLIGSPPDLSGEWEGHLYTDTDTYDSEDVVAVDELGLGLVKMEASMNIAQSWDQIQVMFEGPNSTSESTGATILVDDGAPILTYNYDNSGRDFHEELNQHVGTTTLEYDPTSETLEGSYYTGPNRENRGRIELEHVSE